A window from Hymenobacter volaticus encodes these proteins:
- a CDS encoding efflux RND transporter periplasmic adaptor subunit: protein MVILLIALVFGGLFLLGLLPRLKANKAREQASTASANATPVVSVQAAQAAPDTVRVELPANTVSNHETYLFARTNGFVQAWYVDIGTRVKRGQLLARIATPELDQQVVEARTSLALTRTSYDRLRSVDMPGAISKQELDEAQARYNGQQAAVQQLLALRNFREVRAPFSGIVTQRNVEVGALVSTSNAEGTQLFKVEQTDTLRAFVNVPQNYATAIKAGLVAELIVPEFTNRTFRGRVSREAGALSSDTRTLLTVVKIPNRQQLLRPGVFGQIRFELPRTSPSVIIPANSLVPGGTDTRVVMIKDKKVHYQPIVAGRDFGAQVEVLEGLKGGEMLVINPAETLQENETVEARKAPAAKKPDTPAGPKAPERLYDPDRPRISSPVGEGASK, encoded by the coding sequence CAATGCAACGCCCGTTGTGAGCGTGCAGGCCGCGCAGGCCGCGCCCGATACTGTGCGGGTGGAATTGCCGGCTAATACTGTTTCCAACCACGAAACATACCTCTTCGCCCGTACCAATGGGTTTGTGCAGGCCTGGTACGTAGACATAGGCACCCGCGTAAAGCGTGGCCAACTGCTAGCTCGTATTGCCACTCCGGAGCTCGACCAGCAAGTGGTTGAAGCCCGAACCAGCCTCGCCCTAACCCGCACCAGCTACGACCGTCTGCGGAGCGTGGACATGCCCGGCGCCATTTCCAAACAGGAACTCGACGAAGCACAAGCTCGCTACAACGGCCAACAGGCCGCCGTGCAGCAACTCTTAGCCTTGCGCAATTTCCGCGAGGTGCGCGCTCCGTTCAGTGGCATCGTGACCCAGCGCAATGTGGAAGTGGGCGCCTTGGTTTCAACCAGCAACGCTGAGGGCACGCAGTTGTTCAAAGTAGAGCAAACCGATACGCTACGGGCCTTCGTGAATGTGCCGCAGAACTACGCCACGGCTATCAAGGCGGGTCTGGTTGCCGAGTTGATTGTGCCAGAATTCACCAACCGCACTTTCCGGGGGCGCGTATCGAGGGAGGCCGGCGCCCTTAGTTCCGATACCCGCACGTTGCTGACAGTGGTCAAGATTCCGAATCGGCAGCAGTTGTTGCGGCCGGGCGTATTTGGCCAGATTCGGTTTGAACTGCCGCGCACGTCACCTAGCGTTATTATCCCAGCCAATTCGCTGGTGCCGGGCGGCACCGACACCCGCGTGGTGATGATTAAAGACAAGAAAGTGCATTATCAACCCATCGTGGCTGGCCGCGATTTTGGGGCGCAGGTGGAAGTGCTGGAGGGCTTGAAAGGTGGGGAAATGCTCGTTATCAACCCCGCCGAAACCTTGCAGGAAAACGAAACGGTAGAAGCCCGAAAAGCACCTGCCGCCAAGAAGCCCGATACGCCCGCCGGGCCCAAAGCCCCCGAACGCCTCTACGACCCGGACCGCCCGCGTATCTCGTCGCCGGTAGGAGAGGGGGCGAGCAAGTAA
- a CDS encoding efflux transporter outer membrane subunit: MSFLTAWYSLVRWTWVLGLASVVFSGCARRPQYQPPTVIAPAAWQNNQNPNGTPVAQPAAPASPAPPQAAPAVSAWWALFNDPVLSALEQQALTGNFNVRAAASRVEEARAAVRIAGSYLKPDVTVTPQVYRSRLSALRPVQFPNAQVVGVSQKQFYIPINVSYEVDVWGRLRRDIQASQAEQQASEADLRTVQLTLTTDAASYYYSIRGLDADLGVLDSTREARVQNLKLVQARYKAGVDNEIGVRRAETELANVDASRIEAQRQRARYVAALATICGQPASSFVLASRPTDLTVPSVPAGVPAALLARRPDLQQAERLLAAADSRAESARSARLPTVQLNGYIGPQSAQLGELTRLSESYTYYIGAGVAIPIFNGGRLRSNEELAKARTNTASAQYQQTALVAFQEVETALADVQQSAAQLAAQQRALRAARQAGLLTRERYNRGLTNYFEVVDADRQTLEAARQAVQTQSFQFQSAIQLVKALGGGWE, from the coding sequence ATGAGTTTTTTAACTGCTTGGTATTCTCTTGTTCGTTGGACTTGGGTGTTAGGACTAGCTTCGGTAGTCTTCAGTGGGTGCGCCCGCAGACCGCAGTATCAGCCGCCCACGGTAATTGCTCCCGCCGCCTGGCAAAACAACCAAAACCCGAACGGAACTCCGGTGGCCCAACCCGCGGCCCCTGCTAGCCCTGCCCCGCCCCAAGCGGCCCCGGCGGTTTCCGCCTGGTGGGCGCTCTTCAATGATCCGGTACTGAGTGCGCTAGAACAACAGGCCCTCACGGGCAACTTCAACGTGCGTGCCGCTGCCTCCCGTGTGGAAGAAGCTCGCGCCGCTGTGCGCATAGCTGGCTCCTACCTAAAGCCCGACGTGACCGTGACGCCCCAAGTGTACCGCAGCCGCTTGTCGGCGTTGCGGCCAGTACAGTTTCCTAATGCGCAGGTGGTAGGGGTAAGTCAAAAGCAGTTCTACATTCCCATCAATGTCAGCTACGAGGTCGACGTGTGGGGGAGACTTCGGCGCGACATTCAAGCTAGCCAAGCCGAGCAGCAGGCCTCCGAAGCCGATTTGCGCACCGTGCAGCTCACCCTCACCACCGATGCTGCCAGCTACTACTACAGCATCCGCGGCCTCGACGCCGACCTCGGCGTGCTCGATAGTACCCGCGAAGCCCGCGTCCAGAATCTGAAATTGGTGCAAGCCCGCTACAAAGCCGGTGTGGACAACGAAATAGGTGTACGCCGCGCCGAAACCGAGTTGGCCAACGTAGACGCCAGCCGGATAGAAGCGCAGCGCCAGCGAGCCCGCTATGTGGCGGCTCTGGCCACCATATGCGGGCAGCCGGCCAGTAGCTTCGTCCTGGCATCTCGCCCCACTGACCTGACTGTGCCGAGCGTGCCAGCGGGGGTTCCAGCCGCTTTACTTGCTCGCCGCCCCGATTTGCAACAAGCCGAGCGCCTCCTCGCCGCCGCCGATTCCCGCGCCGAATCGGCGCGCTCGGCCCGACTCCCAACAGTGCAACTCAACGGCTATATCGGTCCGCAGAGCGCGCAGCTAGGGGAATTGACTCGACTCAGTGAAAGCTACACCTACTACATCGGGGCGGGTGTGGCCATTCCGATCTTCAACGGTGGCCGACTCAGATCGAACGAGGAATTAGCCAAAGCGCGCACCAATACGGCCTCGGCGCAGTATCAGCAAACGGCTCTTGTGGCTTTTCAGGAAGTTGAAACGGCCTTGGCGGATGTACAGCAAAGTGCTGCGCAACTAGCAGCTCAGCAGCGGGCCTTGCGTGCCGCCCGCCAAGCTGGTTTGCTGACTAGAGAGCGGTACAACCGCGGCCTTACCAATTACTTTGAAGTAGTTGATGCCGACCGCCAAACGTTGGAGGCGGCTCGGCAAGCAGTGCAAACCCAAAGCTTCCAGTTCCAATCAGCCATCCAACTCGTGAAAGCTTTAGGCGGCGGTTGGGAGTAA